One window of the Caminibacter pacificus genome contains the following:
- a CDS encoding nucleotide exchange factor GrpE yields the protein MAKKHEHKKKPQEHEEVKQENQEIDIEALQKQNEELQKKLEECLRAYAKCENDKKILKKETDAMVDYAYEKFAKDLLPVVDSLELAIAHANELENKEEAFDKLVEGVELTLKKMLDTFKNHGIEPVEHEEFNPEYHQAIQHVQSDEHEEGDIVDVYQKGYTLKGKLIRPSMVTINKK from the coding sequence ATGGCTAAAAAACACGAGCATAAAAAAAAGCCCCAAGAACATGAAGAAGTAAAACAAGAAAATCAAGAAATCGATATCGAAGCGCTTCAAAAACAAAACGAAGAGCTTCAAAAGAAACTTGAAGAGTGTTTGAGGGCTTATGCTAAATGTGAGAATGATAAAAAAATTCTCAAAAAAGAGACCGATGCTATGGTCGATTATGCATATGAAAAATTTGCAAAAGACCTATTGCCGGTCGTAGATAGTTTGGAGTTGGCTATAGCTCATGCTAACGAACTTGAAAATAAAGAAGAAGCTTTTGATAAGCTTGTTGAGGGAGTGGAACTCACTCTCAAAAAAATGCTCGATACCTTTAAAAATCACGGAATCGAGCCGGTTGAACACGAAGAGTTCAATCCTGAATATCACCAAGCTATCCAACATGTTCAAAGTGATGAGCATGAAGAGGGTGATATAGTGGATGTGTATCAAAAAGGATACACTCTAAAAGGCAAATTAATAAGACCTTCAATGGTCACAATCAATAAAAAATAA
- the dnaK gene encoding molecular chaperone DnaK produces the protein MGRVIGIDLGTTNSAMAYYDGKDAKIIPNKEGKNTTPSVVAFTDKGVLVGEPAKRQAITNPERTIYSVKRIMGMMCNEPKAQEAKKHVQYKIVDRNGACAVEVDGKVYTPQEISAKILQKLKQDAEEFFGEEVTEAVITVPAYFNDAQRKATQEAGKIAGLNVLRIINEPTAAALAYGLDKKGEEKVLVYDLGGGTFDVTVLEIGDGTFQVLATDGNAFLGGDDFDNRIVQWLIDEFKAETGIDLSNDKMALQRLKDAAETAKKELSTKEETEINLPFITADASGPKHLVKKLTRAKFEAMIDDLLQETLTHIDTALKDAGLSKDEIDEIVMVGGSTRIPKVQQLVSDYFNGKKLNKSVNPDEVVALGAAIQAGVLKGDVKDVLLLDVTPLSLGIETLGGVMTKIIEKGTTIPVKKSQVFSTAEDNQTAVTIHVLQGEAELAKDNKSLGQFNLEGIRPAPRGVPQIEVTFDIDANGILNVTARDKDTGKEQKITITGSSTLSEEEIEKMIREAEEANRREKARIEAIKARNELDAVAYQAEKFIKDNKDKLGDVSALEAKIKEAKELIEQQSEDKAKIEQVKSELESELQKAAQNMAAQGGAQGGQQQNQGQNKGGDDDVIDAEVE, from the coding sequence ATGGGAAGAGTAATAGGAATTGACTTAGGTACAACTAACTCAGCAATGGCATATTATGACGGAAAAGACGCAAAAATAATTCCTAATAAAGAAGGTAAAAACACTACTCCATCAGTAGTGGCGTTTACTGATAAAGGTGTTTTAGTAGGTGAACCTGCTAAAAGACAAGCAATCACTAACCCTGAAAGAACAATCTATTCTGTAAAAAGAATTATGGGTATGATGTGTAATGAGCCGAAAGCTCAAGAAGCTAAAAAACACGTTCAATACAAAATCGTTGATAGAAACGGAGCGTGTGCTGTTGAGGTTGACGGAAAAGTATATACACCTCAAGAAATCAGTGCGAAAATTTTACAAAAATTAAAACAAGACGCTGAAGAGTTCTTCGGTGAAGAAGTAACTGAAGCTGTTATTACTGTACCTGCATATTTCAACGACGCACAAAGAAAAGCGACTCAAGAAGCAGGTAAAATCGCAGGACTTAACGTACTAAGAATTATCAACGAGCCGACAGCAGCTGCGCTTGCATACGGACTTGATAAAAAAGGTGAAGAAAAAGTACTTGTTTACGACCTTGGTGGTGGTACTTTCGACGTAACTGTTCTTGAAATTGGTGACGGTACTTTCCAAGTACTAGCAACTGACGGTAACGCATTCCTTGGTGGGGACGACTTTGACAACAGAATCGTTCAATGGTTAATTGACGAATTCAAAGCTGAAACGGGAATCGATTTGAGCAACGATAAAATGGCTCTTCAAAGATTAAAAGACGCAGCTGAAACAGCTAAAAAAGAGTTATCAACAAAAGAAGAGACAGAAATTAACTTGCCGTTCATTACAGCGGACGCAAGCGGACCAAAACACCTTGTTAAAAAACTAACAAGAGCGAAATTCGAAGCGATGATCGATGATTTATTACAAGAAACATTGACACACATCGATACTGCGCTTAAAGACGCAGGACTTAGCAAAGACGAAATCGATGAAATCGTAATGGTTGGTGGTTCGACAAGAATTCCAAAAGTACAACAATTGGTAAGTGATTACTTTAACGGTAAAAAACTTAACAAATCTGTAAACCCTGACGAAGTGGTTGCACTTGGTGCGGCAATTCAAGCGGGAGTTCTTAAAGGTGACGTAAAAGACGTATTATTGCTTGACGTTACACCATTAAGCCTCGGGATTGAAACTCTTGGTGGAGTTATGACAAAAATTATCGAAAAAGGTACGACAATACCTGTGAAAAAATCACAAGTATTCAGTACTGCTGAAGATAACCAAACAGCGGTTACAATTCACGTATTGCAAGGTGAAGCCGAACTTGCAAAAGATAACAAATCTTTAGGACAATTCAACCTTGAAGGTATCAGACCGGCACCAAGAGGAGTACCACAAATCGAAGTTACATTCGATATCGACGCAAACGGTATCTTAAACGTAACTGCAAGAGATAAAGATACAGGAAAAGAGCAAAAAATTACAATTACAGGAAGCTCGACTCTAAGTGAAGAAGAAATCGAAAAAATGATTAGAGAAGCTGAAGAAGCAAACAGAAGAGAAAAAGCGAGAATCGAAGCTATCAAAGCAAGAAACGAACTTGACGCGGTAGCGTATCAAGCTGAAAAATTCATCAAAGACAACAAAGACAAACTTGGAGACGTAAGTGCTCTTGAAGCTAAAATTAAAGAAGCTAAAGAACTAATTGAGCAACAAAGTGAAGATAAAGCTAAAATCGAACAAGTTAAATCTGAACTTGAATCAGAGCTTCAAAAAGCGGCTCAAAATATGGCGGCTCAAGGTGGAGCACAAGGCGGACAACAACAAAACCAAGGACAAAATAAAGGCGGAGACGACGACGTAATCGACGCGGAAGTAGAATAA